In the Caenorhabditis elegans chromosome X genome, one interval contains:
- the C34F6.10 gene encoding Fibronectin type-III domain-containing protein (Confirmed by transcript evidence): MSQDELSNPAAAANEGIRQEFFRNFLKATGTSGGDMKTLETLDDGGSTSSHQTSPEYPSPPPPSNSPPESMASLQAESPIEDEDARHEMTSTEGTSSTGTGSPQEPKTWISQPGYHPVPISGPLPRHPQSILFVHVNDGEILQLHQQGNNEVVGNLLGPGTVRMIGEPGMTNQPLPIQLRHNQQCHQFVDEEVPQLVGSQQLLNAIGGTPTQNGPGTSSSRGSGRGNHGGGRRNYGNQRSLHTNNNESGQHSQNGHSGHRNVYSRGNYRGNKYNSRGRMDYHGKARNDNPSYMANNVQELPELAVNTHGSIDSNVQVTASTTQDMVTLRQPTPVMTLPPPPQQRSLLGEPSGPPMGEMQPIVHGIPSAQSVNFPPPGLPLLIPSVHEIPRQDLSVMPAMMNGSVQSTMMQDPMMPGTSMGMNPQMFGVPPPPPGMMILSTDAAFNNNKWIPYQTLGENERLLKVLSTLRPIRVANTLTTEMEFLYTPLKINDYRFEHGICLFGPIENSDVSYHATVFDLSGIMITTVILEVNKSGDDIVSNLFRVQSLHPNTTYKINMKAVIIDRGLHGQQTDDLCFRTAPGRPEPPTEVEILSRGLHFIELVWKTAINNGAFISHYHVYIHENELEDGRMMQTAEEKIQISNLIPQTCYKIRIHSINALGESMEGYELDVWTKPNSPPLAPENISVFAQSHRSIRVSWDKNPNCTIWIEVYNCASGKGGYARENFGGDQTVIGELDPDTEYQMRVIARNEFGEGHSEYINMRTQKYRKSEHPSRFRQYSDDHRKVNYDRSPSTPFFVRFVDNCPEMAWKNFASPQDEISFLVEGSTFEMPEKYIQLYRGNSSSLIVLDSKMHYIRVINIFKKGQRSPPSERAVIPREYFKYRPEKITDVKISLRSENCVLVKWQTLDIKSNKLPETSKIIYYVQRCDLTENQVLCAGEEDHCFFDNIPGETTISVQVRAAVSFHDALTHGDWSVLSHFTTPRGLPSPVINAKFNVKCSTLYWDCLDKSTDLQYTVHIRQLPTKRDLLKVTTKAKNIVLDSVQPGEKYSVTLISLTTVGKSKQRTELEINVPALKPSAPEDVAVSQVQIDRCTVSWTAAEGNGSPIIGYVVRMMLNGELFSEHFVTESENETNYRHVLKYLDPNTEYLINIAAKNSVGFSEKIEAVVKTVPLCPTIPKIWCDCEATALKIHWDRVTSGNSMMYKLMKINKNAQQVTLYEGENNTAKVKSLKENTKYVFKLRVSDRATGASTWSESFSFSTTTAPPPPLKKSPSTALVSGHSYLYRIEWENCLPDSSQHYYRLQIADATVKGAKWQLCYEGRNHFYELNTETYPGALHVRVMCVRKHLEEELKGSPSPVGYIGNVPPTIESVKNEEIHQKSRLHLFTTDRAYAYSLLVLLIFLFLMILSFSEKAFEYITGMPIEKLSSGNAATSPPSSKPPQ; encoded by the exons ATGTCTCAAGATGAATTATCCAATCCGGCAGCTGCTGCAAACGAGGGTATACGTCAAGagttttttaggaattttctgaaagc CACCGGTACGAGTGGCGGAGATATGAAGACCCTAGAAACATTGGACGATGGCGGCTCGACGTCATCACATCAAACTTCTCCTGAGTACCCGAGCCCTCCTCCGCCAAGCAATTCTCCTCCTGAATCAATGGCATCCCTTCAGGCAGAATCACCGATTGAGGATGAGGACGCTCGTCATGAAATGACTTCAACAGAAGGAACGTCTTCTACTGGAACTGGTAGTCCGCAAGAGCCTAAAACATGGATCTCTCAGCCCGGTTATCATCCAGTGCCTATCAGTGGTCCTCTTCCACGTCATCCACAATCTATTCTATTTGTTCACGTGAATGATGGAGAAATTCTACAACTACATCAACAAGGAAATAACGAAGTTGTTGGAA ATCTTCTTGGTCCTGGAACAGTTCGCATGATTGGTGAACCCGGGATGACAAACCAACCGCTTCCAATTCAACTCCGCCACAATCAACAGTGCCATCAATTTGTTGATGAAGAG gttccACAGCTTGTTGGTTCTCAACAACTGCTCAATGCTATTGGAGGAACTCCAACACAAAACGGTCCTGGAACGTCATCTTCACGAGGAAGTGGCCGAGGAAATCATGGTGGAGGACGAAGAAATTACGGAAATCAGAGAAGTCTTCATACGAACAACAACGAATCAGGACAACACAGTCAAAATGGGCACTCTGGACACCGTAATGTATATTCTCGTGGCAACTACCGCGGcaataaatataattcaaGAGGTCGTATGGATTATCATGGAAAAGCTCGTAACGATAATCCCAGTTACATGGCTAATAACGTGCAAGAGCTTCCGGAGCTCGCAGTGAATACACATGGATCAATTGATTCAAATGTTCAAGTGACGGCAAGCACAACTCAGGATATGGTTACACTAAGACAACCAACTCCAGTTATGACTTTACCTCCACCACCACAACAAAGATCGTTACTAGGAGAACCATCTGGGCCACCAATGGGTGAAATGCAACCAATTGTGCACGGAATACCGTCTGCGCAATCCGTAAACTTCCCTCCGCCAGGACTCCCATTGTTAATACCAAGTGTTCACGAGATTCCACGGCAAGATTTAAGCGTTATGCCTGCAATGATGAATGGGTCCGTGCAGTCAACAATGATGCAAGATCCAATGATGCCCGGAACATCAATGGGAATGAATCCACAGATGTTCGGTGTTCCTCCACCTCCTCCAGGCATGATGATATTGTCGACTGATGCTGCCTTTAACAACAACAAGTGGATACCATATCAAACCTTGGGG GAGAATGAACGTCTACTCAAAGTACTGTCGACTTTGCGTCCAATTAGAGTTGCCAACACACTCACAACTGAAATGGAGTTTCTCTATACGCCGCTGAAAATAAATGAC TACCGATTCGAACACGGCATCTGTTTGTTCggaccaattgaaaattcggatGTGTCTTACCATGCAACTGTGTTTGACTTAAGTGGAATAATGATTACCACTGTTATCCTGGAAGTGAACAAAAGCGGCGACGACATTGTGAGCAATTTGTTTCGAGTACAGTCTCTACATCCCAACACAACGTATAAAATTAATATGAAAGCTGTAATTATTGATCGAGGACTTCATGGACAACAAACGGATGATCTATGCTTCCGCACAGCCCCGGGAAGGCCGGAACCACCAACGGAAGTTGAGATTCTTTCACGTGGTCTTCATTTTATTGAGTTGGTATGGAAAACTGCAATTAACAACGGTGCATTCATCAGTCATTATCATGTGTACATTCACGAGAATGAGTTGGAAGATGGTCGTATGATGCAAACAGCCGAGGAAaagattcaaatttctaacttGATTCCACAAACGTGCTATAAGATTAGAATCCATTCAATCAATGCTCTGGGAGAATCAATGGAAGGCTATGAACTTGATGTGTGGACAAAACCAAACTCACCGCCGCTTGCCCCGGAAAACATTTCTGTTTTCGCACAATCACATCGATCGATTCGTGTCAGTTGGGACAAGAACCCTAATTGTACTATCTGGATTGAAGTTTACAATTGTGCATCAGGAAAGGGTGGATACGCTCGGGAAAACTTTGGCGGAGATCAGACAGTTATTGGAGAACTTGACCCAGACACGGAATACCAAATGCGTGTCATCGCTCGTAACGAGTTTGGAGAAGGGCATTCTGAATACATCAACATGAGAACACAGAAGTACCGCAAGAGTGAACATCCTTCACGCTTCCGACAGTATAGCGATGATCATCGTAAGGTTAACTATGATCGTTCACCATCTACACCATTTTTTGTGCGTTTTGTTGACAACTGTCCAGAAATGGCATGGAAAAACTTTGCATCACC acaaGACGAAATCAGCTTTTTAGTTGAAGGATCCACATTTGAAATGccggaaaaatatattcagcTCTATAGAGGAAATTCTTCATCACTCATTGTTTTGGATAGTAAAATGCACTATATTCGagtaataaacattttcaaaaaagga caaagaaGTCCGCCATCAGAACGAGCTGTGATTCCTCGTGAATACTTTAAGTACAGACCGGAGAAAATTACTGACGTGAAAATTTCTTTGAGGAGTGAAAATTGTGTGCTGGTTAAATGGCAAACATTGGATATCAAG TCAAACAAACTTCCCgagacttcaaaaattatctacTATGTGCAACGATGTGATCTTAcagaaaatcaagttttatgTGCAGGCGAAGAAGACCActgtttttttgataatattccTGGAGAGACCACAATCAGTGTCCAAGTCCGTGCGGCTGTGTCCTTCCATGATGCTTTGACTCATGGCGATTGGAGTGTTCTCTCTCATTTCACAACTCCACGAGGACTTCCTTCTCCGGTTATCAACGCTAAGTTTAATGTGAAATGTTCAACTCTCTACTGGGATTGCCTAGACAAATCAACGGACCTTCAATATACAGTACACATTCGACAGTTGCCAACTAAACGGGATCTTCTTAAAGTGACAACAAAAGCGAAAAACATTGTCTTAGATAGTGTTCAACCTGGAGAAAAGTATTCAGTGACACTTATTTCTTTGACAACAGTTGGTAAATCAAAACAACGTACTGAACTGGAAATCAATGTTCCCGCTTTGAAACCAAGTGCCCCAGAAGATGTTGCAGTGTCCCAAGTGCAAATTGATAGATGCACTGTGTCATGGACAGCAGCAGAAGGAAATGGATCACCCATTATCGGTTACGTTGTTCGTATGATGTTGAATGGAGAACTTTTCAGTGAGCATTTTGTGACTGAAAGCGAAAACGAGACAAATTACCGTCACGTGCTGAAGTACTTAGATCCCAACACCGAGTACTTGATCAATATTGCTGCAAAGAACTCGGTTGGATTCAGTGAAAAGATTGAAGCTGTTGTCAAAACAGTCCCACTCTGTCCAACTATTCCAAA AATATGGTGCGACTGTGAAGCGACTGCTCTTAAAATTCATTGGGATCGAGTGACATCGGGCAATAGCATGATGTATAA attgatgaaaattaacaaaaacgcGCAACAAGTCACATTATATGAGGGAGAGAATAATACAGCAAAAGTGAAGAGCTTGAAAGAAAACACGAAATATGTTTTCAAGCTGCGAGTTTCTGATCGAGCCACTGGGGCTTCTACATGGTCCGAGTCATTCTCATTCAGCACAACAACTGCTCCACCACCGCCCTTGAAAAAAAGCCCATCGACTGCACTTGTTTCCGGCCACTCTTACTTGTACCGTATTGAATGGGAAAACTGCCTTCCAGACAGTTCACAACATTACTACAGACTTCAAATTGCTGATGCGACTGTAAAGGGAGCAAAGTGGCAACTG TGTTACGAAGGAAGAAATCACTTCTACGAGTTGAACACCGAAACATATCCTGGGGCTTTACATGTTCGAGTCATGTGCGTGCGCAAACATCTTGAAGAAGAATTGAAAGGAAGTCCGAGTCCAGTTGGCTATATTGGAAATGTTCCTCCTACTATCGAGTCGGTAAAG aacgaggaaattcatcaaaaatctaGATTGCATCTTTTCACGACGGATAGAGCATATGCGTATTCTCTCTTG gttttgctcatttttctcttcttaATGATTCTTAGCTTTTCCGAAAAAGCTTTTGAATATATCACTGGAATGCCTATTGAAAAGTTGTCTTCGGGAAATGCGGCAACATCTCCTCCGTCTTCAAAACCCCCTCAATAA
- the C34F6.10 gene encoding Fibronectin type-III domain-containing protein (Confirmed by transcript evidence), producing MATFACVSLPPQFITPPPSTSNCTQHIDSDSGSSTGTSGGDMKTLETLDDGGSTSSHQTSPEYPSPPPPSNSPPESMASLQAESPIEDEDARHEMTSTEGTSSTGTGSPQEPKTWISQPGYHPVPISGPLPRHPQSILFVHVNDGEILQLHQQGNNEVVGNLLGPGTVRMIGEPGMTNQPLPIQLRHNQQCHQFVDEEGNLRHVVLSVASSDNSGQSSQELNVPQLVGSQQLLNAIGGTPTQNGPGTSSSRGSGRGNHGGGRRNYGNQRSLHTNNNESGQHSQNGHSGHRNVYSRGNYRGNKYNSRGRMDYHGKARNDNPSYMANNVQELPELAVNTHGSIDSNVQVTASTTQDMVTLRQPTPVMTLPPPPQQRSLLGEPSGPPMGEMQPIVHGIPSAQSVNFPPPGLPLLIPSVHEIPRQDLSVMPAMMNGSVQSTMMQDPMMPGTSMGMNPQMFGVPPPPPGMMILSTDAAFNNNKWIPYQTLGENERLLKVLSTLRPIRVANTLTTEMEFLYTPLKINDYRFEHGICLFGPIENSDVSYHATVFDLSGIMITTVILEVNKSGDDIVSNLFRVQSLHPNTTYKINMKAVIIDRGLHGQQTDDLCFRTAPGRPEPPTEVEILSRGLHFIELVWKTAINNGAFISHYHVYIHENELEDGRMMQTAEEKIQISNLIPQTCYKIRIHSINALGESMEGYELDVWTKPNSPPLAPENISVFAQSHRSIRVSWDKNPNCTIWIEVYNCASGKGGYARENFGGDQTVIGELDPDTEYQMRVIARNEFGEGHSEYINMRTQKYRKSEHPSRFRQYSDDHRKVNYDRSPSTPFFVRFVDNCPEMAWKNFASPQDEISFLVEGSTFEMPEKYIQLYRGNSSSLIVLDSKMHYIRVINIFKKGQRSPPSERAVIPREYFKYRPEKITDVKISLRSENCVLVKWQTLDIKSNKLPETSKIIYYVQRCDLTENQVLCAGEEDHCFFDNIPGETTISVQVRAAVSFHDALTHGDWSVLSHFTTPRGLPSPVINAKFNVKCSTLYWDCLDKSTDLQYTVHIRQLPTKRDLLKVTTKAKNIVLDSVQPGEKYSVTLISLTTVGKSKQRTELEINVPALKPSAPEDVAVSQVQIDRCTVSWTAAEGNGSPIIGYVVRMMLNGELFSEHFVTESENETNYRHVLKYLDPNTEYLINIAAKNSVGFSEKIEAVVKTVPLCPTIPKIWCDCEATALKIHWDRVTSGNSMMYKLMKINKNAQQVTLYEGENNTAKVKSLKENTKYVFKLRVSDRATGASTWSESFSFSTTTAPPPPLKKSPSTALVSGHSYLYRIEWENCLPDSSQHYYRLQIADATVKGAKWQLCYEGRNHFYELNTETYPGALHVRVMCVRKHLEEELKGSPSPVGYIGNVPPTIESVKNEEIHQKSRLHLFTTDRAYAYSLLVLLIFLFLMILSFSEKAFEYITGMPIEKLSSGNAATSPPSSKPPQ from the exons ATGGCGACATTTGCTTGTGTCAGCTTGCCCCCACAGTTTATCACACCTCCACCGTCAACGTCCAATTGTACGCAGCACATTGACAGTGACAGTGGAAGCAG CACCGGTACGAGTGGCGGAGATATGAAGACCCTAGAAACATTGGACGATGGCGGCTCGACGTCATCACATCAAACTTCTCCTGAGTACCCGAGCCCTCCTCCGCCAAGCAATTCTCCTCCTGAATCAATGGCATCCCTTCAGGCAGAATCACCGATTGAGGATGAGGACGCTCGTCATGAAATGACTTCAACAGAAGGAACGTCTTCTACTGGAACTGGTAGTCCGCAAGAGCCTAAAACATGGATCTCTCAGCCCGGTTATCATCCAGTGCCTATCAGTGGTCCTCTTCCACGTCATCCACAATCTATTCTATTTGTTCACGTGAATGATGGAGAAATTCTACAACTACATCAACAAGGAAATAACGAAGTTGTTGGAA ATCTTCTTGGTCCTGGAACAGTTCGCATGATTGGTGAACCCGGGATGACAAACCAACCGCTTCCAATTCAACTCCGCCACAATCAACAGTGCCATCAATTTGTTGATGAAGAG GGAAATCTCCGCCATGTTGTGTTGTCAGTCGCTTCGTCAGATAATAGCGGTCAGAGCTCGCAGGAACTGAAT gttccACAGCTTGTTGGTTCTCAACAACTGCTCAATGCTATTGGAGGAACTCCAACACAAAACGGTCCTGGAACGTCATCTTCACGAGGAAGTGGCCGAGGAAATCATGGTGGAGGACGAAGAAATTACGGAAATCAGAGAAGTCTTCATACGAACAACAACGAATCAGGACAACACAGTCAAAATGGGCACTCTGGACACCGTAATGTATATTCTCGTGGCAACTACCGCGGcaataaatataattcaaGAGGTCGTATGGATTATCATGGAAAAGCTCGTAACGATAATCCCAGTTACATGGCTAATAACGTGCAAGAGCTTCCGGAGCTCGCAGTGAATACACATGGATCAATTGATTCAAATGTTCAAGTGACGGCAAGCACAACTCAGGATATGGTTACACTAAGACAACCAACTCCAGTTATGACTTTACCTCCACCACCACAACAAAGATCGTTACTAGGAGAACCATCTGGGCCACCAATGGGTGAAATGCAACCAATTGTGCACGGAATACCGTCTGCGCAATCCGTAAACTTCCCTCCGCCAGGACTCCCATTGTTAATACCAAGTGTTCACGAGATTCCACGGCAAGATTTAAGCGTTATGCCTGCAATGATGAATGGGTCCGTGCAGTCAACAATGATGCAAGATCCAATGATGCCCGGAACATCAATGGGAATGAATCCACAGATGTTCGGTGTTCCTCCACCTCCTCCAGGCATGATGATATTGTCGACTGATGCTGCCTTTAACAACAACAAGTGGATACCATATCAAACCTTGGGG GAGAATGAACGTCTACTCAAAGTACTGTCGACTTTGCGTCCAATTAGAGTTGCCAACACACTCACAACTGAAATGGAGTTTCTCTATACGCCGCTGAAAATAAATGAC TACCGATTCGAACACGGCATCTGTTTGTTCggaccaattgaaaattcggatGTGTCTTACCATGCAACTGTGTTTGACTTAAGTGGAATAATGATTACCACTGTTATCCTGGAAGTGAACAAAAGCGGCGACGACATTGTGAGCAATTTGTTTCGAGTACAGTCTCTACATCCCAACACAACGTATAAAATTAATATGAAAGCTGTAATTATTGATCGAGGACTTCATGGACAACAAACGGATGATCTATGCTTCCGCACAGCCCCGGGAAGGCCGGAACCACCAACGGAAGTTGAGATTCTTTCACGTGGTCTTCATTTTATTGAGTTGGTATGGAAAACTGCAATTAACAACGGTGCATTCATCAGTCATTATCATGTGTACATTCACGAGAATGAGTTGGAAGATGGTCGTATGATGCAAACAGCCGAGGAAaagattcaaatttctaacttGATTCCACAAACGTGCTATAAGATTAGAATCCATTCAATCAATGCTCTGGGAGAATCAATGGAAGGCTATGAACTTGATGTGTGGACAAAACCAAACTCACCGCCGCTTGCCCCGGAAAACATTTCTGTTTTCGCACAATCACATCGATCGATTCGTGTCAGTTGGGACAAGAACCCTAATTGTACTATCTGGATTGAAGTTTACAATTGTGCATCAGGAAAGGGTGGATACGCTCGGGAAAACTTTGGCGGAGATCAGACAGTTATTGGAGAACTTGACCCAGACACGGAATACCAAATGCGTGTCATCGCTCGTAACGAGTTTGGAGAAGGGCATTCTGAATACATCAACATGAGAACACAGAAGTACCGCAAGAGTGAACATCCTTCACGCTTCCGACAGTATAGCGATGATCATCGTAAGGTTAACTATGATCGTTCACCATCTACACCATTTTTTGTGCGTTTTGTTGACAACTGTCCAGAAATGGCATGGAAAAACTTTGCATCACC acaaGACGAAATCAGCTTTTTAGTTGAAGGATCCACATTTGAAATGccggaaaaatatattcagcTCTATAGAGGAAATTCTTCATCACTCATTGTTTTGGATAGTAAAATGCACTATATTCGagtaataaacattttcaaaaaagga caaagaaGTCCGCCATCAGAACGAGCTGTGATTCCTCGTGAATACTTTAAGTACAGACCGGAGAAAATTACTGACGTGAAAATTTCTTTGAGGAGTGAAAATTGTGTGCTGGTTAAATGGCAAACATTGGATATCAAG TCAAACAAACTTCCCgagacttcaaaaattatctacTATGTGCAACGATGTGATCTTAcagaaaatcaagttttatgTGCAGGCGAAGAAGACCActgtttttttgataatattccTGGAGAGACCACAATCAGTGTCCAAGTCCGTGCGGCTGTGTCCTTCCATGATGCTTTGACTCATGGCGATTGGAGTGTTCTCTCTCATTTCACAACTCCACGAGGACTTCCTTCTCCGGTTATCAACGCTAAGTTTAATGTGAAATGTTCAACTCTCTACTGGGATTGCCTAGACAAATCAACGGACCTTCAATATACAGTACACATTCGACAGTTGCCAACTAAACGGGATCTTCTTAAAGTGACAACAAAAGCGAAAAACATTGTCTTAGATAGTGTTCAACCTGGAGAAAAGTATTCAGTGACACTTATTTCTTTGACAACAGTTGGTAAATCAAAACAACGTACTGAACTGGAAATCAATGTTCCCGCTTTGAAACCAAGTGCCCCAGAAGATGTTGCAGTGTCCCAAGTGCAAATTGATAGATGCACTGTGTCATGGACAGCAGCAGAAGGAAATGGATCACCCATTATCGGTTACGTTGTTCGTATGATGTTGAATGGAGAACTTTTCAGTGAGCATTTTGTGACTGAAAGCGAAAACGAGACAAATTACCGTCACGTGCTGAAGTACTTAGATCCCAACACCGAGTACTTGATCAATATTGCTGCAAAGAACTCGGTTGGATTCAGTGAAAAGATTGAAGCTGTTGTCAAAACAGTCCCACTCTGTCCAACTATTCCAAA AATATGGTGCGACTGTGAAGCGACTGCTCTTAAAATTCATTGGGATCGAGTGACATCGGGCAATAGCATGATGTATAA attgatgaaaattaacaaaaacgcGCAACAAGTCACATTATATGAGGGAGAGAATAATACAGCAAAAGTGAAGAGCTTGAAAGAAAACACGAAATATGTTTTCAAGCTGCGAGTTTCTGATCGAGCCACTGGGGCTTCTACATGGTCCGAGTCATTCTCATTCAGCACAACAACTGCTCCACCACCGCCCTTGAAAAAAAGCCCATCGACTGCACTTGTTTCCGGCCACTCTTACTTGTACCGTATTGAATGGGAAAACTGCCTTCCAGACAGTTCACAACATTACTACAGACTTCAAATTGCTGATGCGACTGTAAAGGGAGCAAAGTGGCAACTG TGTTACGAAGGAAGAAATCACTTCTACGAGTTGAACACCGAAACATATCCTGGGGCTTTACATGTTCGAGTCATGTGCGTGCGCAAACATCTTGAAGAAGAATTGAAAGGAAGTCCGAGTCCAGTTGGCTATATTGGAAATGTTCCTCCTACTATCGAGTCGGTAAAG aacgaggaaattcatcaaaaatctaGATTGCATCTTTTCACGACGGATAGAGCATATGCGTATTCTCTCTTG gttttgctcatttttctcttcttaATGATTCTTAGCTTTTCCGAAAAAGCTTTTGAATATATCACTGGAATGCCTATTGAAAAGTTGTCTTCGGGAAATGCGGCAACATCTCCTCCGTCTTCAAAACCCCCTCAATAA